Proteins encoded within one genomic window of Bombus vancouverensis nearcticus chromosome 4, iyBomVanc1_principal, whole genome shotgun sequence:
- the LOC117156489 gene encoding acyl-CoA-binding domain-containing protein 6, whose product MNLEKTFNKATIYLQSLASELNSTELLKFYALYKQATIGPCNISKPNWYQMQARQKWDAWKSLNDMSCDDAMNNYVLELSKLNPNWEQDAQSESNNWVAISRLINMEDEISDTDKTFLDWVKEGHDEKVQELLNKEPKHANLTDSEGLLPIHWAADRGHLRIIEQLIKKGANVDSQDEDGQTPLHYAASCGHLDVVKYLLSIGAESIKDNNGMTPKDIADEHLKHIL is encoded by the coding sequence ATGAATCTTGAAAAAACGTTCAATAAAGCAACAATCTACTTACAGTCACTGGCATCGGAATTAAATTCCACAGAACTCTTAAAATTCTATGCTTTATATAAGCAGGCTACAATTGGACCATGTAATATTTCAAAACCCAATTGGTATCAAATGCAAGCAAGACAGAAATGGGACGCATGGAAAAGTCTTAATGATATGAGTTGTGATGATGCTATGAATAATTATGTACTTGAACTATCTAAACTTAATCCAAACTGGGAACAAGATGCGCAATCTGAATCTAATAACTGGGTTGCTATTAGTCGATTAATAAATATGGAAGATGAAATAAGTGATACGGACAAAACTTTTTTGGATTGGGTGAAAGAAGGACATGATGAAAAAGTACAAGAACTACTAAACAAAGAACCAAAACATGCAAATTTAACAGATTCAGAAGGTCTGTTACCTATACATTGGGCCGCAGATCGAGGTCATTTGAGAATTATAgaacaattaattaaaaaaggaGCAAATGTAGATTCACAAGATGAAGATGGGCAAACACCATTGCATTATGCAGCTTCATGTGGGCATCTTGATGTTGTAAAGTATTTACTGTCTATTGGAGCTGAATCCATAAAAGATAATAATGGTATGACACCCAAAGACATTGCTGATGAACATTTAAAACATATATTgtga